The following DNA comes from Terriglobales bacterium.
ACCCGATCACCCTGCCCGCGCTTTTCTTTGTCGATTTTATAAACCCGATACGCGGCCCAGGCATGCACGGGCGGATTCACGTCACCGAGGGCCCACTCATAGGCTGGAATCTGCCCATTGGGATGCATATACCACTCGCGCAGCATGAGGACCAATTGTTCCTTGGCATAATCGGGATCAATGACCGCCAGTGCGATGCAATGGAACGCAAGGTCCCAGGCGGCGTACCAGGGATACTCCCATTTATCAGGCATGGAGATTACGTCGGCGTTATAGAGATGGCCCCATGCTTTGTTGCGCCCACAGAGCCGATCAGCGGGAGGCGGCGGATACGTGGGGTCTCCCGAAAGCCAGCGCCGCACTTCGTACTTGTAGTATTGCTTCGACCAGAGCAAACCCGCAAATGCCTGGCGCATGATGTTGCGCATATCGGCAGTAGCATTGGGAGGAACCACGCCTGCGTAGAACTCATCGGCCTCAGACCTGCGTTTCAGGAATGTCTGATTGAACTCAGCCCCCAAAGGTGATTCACCCGGAGAAAATTGCCGGTTGGTAAGACGCAACTTTAAGACCGTGGACTCGCCGGGAGCAATATCGGCTTTGTAGTGGGCTGCTGCTTTGGTGCCAGTCTGGTTGGGATTGACCGCATCGAGTTTGCCGTGGACCAGATATTGGTGAAACGCATCTTTCACATACGGAGTGCGATTGGGCACATGAAACAGGCGCTCGAAGTTGGTTTCATTTTCCGTGAACAGCAACTCGGGATCGCCGTCGCAATACAGCAGCCACTCCCCAAGCTCTTCGTTCATGGAGCGCAACACGGCAGGAGCAATCTTCGAACCCGCAACATCTATTTCCGGTTTGGGCGCCTCCAACTCCCAGGACCAGGTATTGCGAAACCACAGTGTAGGCAACAGATGCAGCTTCGCGGTCTCCGGTCCACGATTCGTAGCAGTAATTTTGATGCAGATGTCTTCCATCTCAACCTTGGCATACTCCACCAGAACGTCGAAATAGCGCTCTTCACGAAATACACCCGTATCCAGCAGTTCAAATTCAGGATCGGCCTTGGTCCGCCGCCCGTTCTCTTCGACTAATTGGTCATAGGGAAACTCCGCATGGGGATACTTGTACAAGTACCGCATGTAAGAATGCGTTGGCGTGTTGTCCAGGTAGAAATAGCATTCCTTTACGTCTTCACCGTGGTTGCCTTCCTGGCCATTCAATCCAAAGAGCCGCTCCTTGAGAATTCGGTCGCGGCCATTCCACAAAGCCAGCGCAAAGCAAAGCCGCTGCTGGCGGTCACAAATGCCGGCAATACCATCCTCATTCCAACGATAGGCGCGTGAACGGGCGTGATCGTGAGGAAAATAATCCCAGGCTTCGCCGGTTGCGCTGTAGTCTTCGCGCACCGTTCCCCAGGCGCGTTCGCTTATGTAAGGTCCCCAGCGCTTCCAGTGCACTTGCCTGAGACGCGATTGCTCCAATCGTTTTTCTTCTGCGGTCATTTTTCAGTTCTCAGCTTCCAGTTCTCAGAAGGGCAATTGAACCCCCCTCTAAGCGAACTCTCTTAGATTACCGGTTTGATTGTTATTGTGGGGATAAATCAGGTTTCGGCCGAACTCATGAATTCATTTTACCGCTAACCAGAGGCAGAGATTTTTCAATGGCCGGCCAGACCATGAGAGACGGGTCCATGAGAGGGTGCGTTACATCAGCAAGCACGGCCCGAGGCTGAGTGGATAAAATAAGGACTGACCAAATGTCCATCACAACCGTACTTCCGGTTCCAGATCTTGCGCGTCGTGTTCAGCGCCTCCAGTTTCTTACCGTCGTCTGGATGACGGGAGAGGCCATCGTGGCGATCGTCGCGGCCTGGCGAGCACGGAGTCCCGCTCTTGCCGGCTTTGGCGGTGACAGTGTCATTGAGTTGCTTTCGGCGATGGTTGTTCTTTGGCGATTCCGTTCACAATCTGAGTCTGGCCGAGCCGAGAGAATTGCTGCTCGCACTGCAGGAGCACTGCTCTTCGTAGTAGCCGGAATCATCGTAATTTTTTCGATATTGACTTTTTTGGGATACGGCGAGCCCCGGCCCAGCTACATCGGGTTTGTCCTTTTGATAGTCGCGGCCTTTGGCATGCCCTGGCTGGCAAGCCAAAAACGCAGGCTGGCGGCCCAACTCTCAAGCGCCTCGCTGAAAGCTGATGCGGCAGAATCCTCACTTTGTGGATACATGTCGTGGATCGCGCTGGGAGGACTCGTCGCCAACGCCGTTTTGGAAAATCATGGGCAGACCCGGTCGCGGCCCTCGTTCTTGTCCCGTTCGTCGTGAAAGAAGGATGGGAAGCCATGCATGCCATACGACCTGGATGTGACTGTTGCTCCGCCTAACGGCCTTTCAGACCGCTCCTCCACAATATTGGATTTAGAAATGAGGAGGCAGAGAAAACTCTGCCTCCCGTACTTCGTCAAAAGTTAAACTCGACCTGACCTTGATATGTGCGCGGAGCCACAAAGTGGGTTCCGCTAAACGTGGAGAGAAAGTTGTAAAGCGCTTCTTTATTGGTGAGGTTGACTGCCGTAAAACGCAAGTTGGTCTTATAACGGTCTTTACGGAAGATGTTGTCCAGCCCCACTCCAGCATCGAAAAGATTGCGCGGAGCAATGCGCGATGGGTTCCTGTCGTCATTTTGTGTTCCCGGCGCGGGAATGCGTACACGGGAAGCTCCAAGCAGCGACGGAGCGCAGCTTGCCAGTGGATTATTGAGGGTTGCGAACGTACTGCCACAGAATAATCCTATCTGGGCCTGCTGATCTCCCGTCAATCCGGTCAGGTCTACTGGAGTGGTTGTATCCGTGGCAAAAGGAGCGCGTCCGGCGACTTCCCCGCTGTCATAGCGCCAATTAAACATAAACCATGGATAGTTTGGCTTGTACTGATATTGCAGGTGCGTTGTCTGCTGGAAGGCCTGATCATGATCGATGCGAAAGACTGTGTTGGAAACCGGTGAGTTGAACAGAATTCCTCCCAGCTCAGGACCGAAAAAACGCGAGCGCGAATGACCCAGCACGGAATACGCCGAGAACCCATGATACTGAGGCATATTCACGCGGATGCCAAATCCGTCTATCTTCGATTTGCGCCACTGGATGGGGAACGTCAGGGGTGTATTCAAGAGCACATCGAAATCATAATCAGGGTTGGTGTACTTCCAGAAGTATTCCCCATCTACGACCAGATATTTGCCAAAAGCCTGTTCAAATCCCGCATTGAACTGGTTTCTTTTGGCTGGGGTAAGCGGCCGGGCCCCGAACGCGCCCAGAACGTTGGTCGCAAGACCGCCTTGTCCAGTTGAACTGGAAAGAATCAGGTTCTCGTTGAACGGGGTCACAAAAATCCGTCCGTACCCGACTCGGAGCACCGTGTTGCTGGATTTGATGTTGTACGAGAGACCCAGCCGAGGCTCAAGCTGATGCCCATGGCTCAGGCCGTCGTAGTTGTCGCCGCGTACCCCCACCATAAAATTGAACTGACCGAGGGTGATATTGTCCTGGGCGTAAAGCGCTTCTTCTTTGATGTCCGTTCTTCCGCTGAAGTGGAACAGGGTTCCGCCCCGCGTCAGATCGAAAGGCAGCAAACCAGGATTAAAGTTGGGGTTCACCTGCTCGCCGGGACCAGTGCAGGCAGGATTGAGGACTGTGGGATCCACAATGGGCGAGCCCGCCAGATTAAGGCAGACGGCGTTGAAAGCCGGGTCGGTCAATCCCGTCTGAAAGTTTTCCGATAAAAATGTATGTTGGAATTGCACGCCCGCTTTGAAGTTGTGGATTCCCTTCACATAAGAGAAATCAGCTTTCATCCCGGCATTGGTCAGCCTTCTTCCTTGCGCCAGGGTAGCGGGAAGATCGAAGAATACATTCCGGCTGGGGAAATATCCCACCCGGTCCTGGCGCACCCAGGCATTCGCGCTGAGCAGGGTTTCGGGGCTGAACACATGGGTGTAACTGGGTGCAATGTTAAAGCTCTTGATTTGCTGGCGCTGGTCCTGGCCGCGTAACTGCTGGTCAAATTGGTTAGGCGACTGAAACCAGGTACGCGCCGCCGAGAGATTGAGATGAAAAGCGTCGGCCGCGCTCACCTGATAATCAAAACGATCAAAAATATTCTCATTGTTTCCACGGGCGTGCAGCACGCGGAATTCGGAGGTATCGAGATAACGACCGCTGTTGACCCCATCCACGGAGAAAAAGTTTCCAATTTTTTCATTGCCTGCGCCCCAGGAAATGTCTCCATCAGCAGTGCCAAAAGAGGCATACCCGCCAGAGATGCTCCCAAACATGCGGGGAATCCCCAGGCCTGATTTGCTGACCACGCGGGCCGTGAGGCTTGCCTTATCTCCAAACTCTGCCGGAGGCACCCCCGAAATCACCTCCATGGATTGCACCGTGTTCGGCGAAACCTGGTTGGAAAATGTGCTGCCTTGCTGGTCCGAGATGGGCTGGCCATCTAAGGCAATGGTGGTTTCCGCATGCTCTCCCATCGGGTGCATCGAACCATTGGAGTCCGAAGTCACCGCAGCCGTGCCTTGCCTGATGACGGCGTTTAACCCCCCGCTGGCGCTCTCTAAGGGCATCGTTTTGATCAGGCTGCTGTCAATATCGGTGTGGGCGGTGGGATCGCGCTCGATTAAATCTTCGGCAGTGGCTTCCACAGTAACGGATTGTTGGGTGCCTTGCAGTTCTAGCTGTATGTTGGCAAGCACAGGAACTGCCGAGCGGACGTTGACATCCTGCGCCTGTGAGGTAAAACCAGGTGCAGTCACGCTCAAATGGTAAGGGTTGTAGGGTACATTCCTGAAATGAAATAGACCCACACCATCGGTTGTAGATGTCTGCGAATATCCGCTGACGGGATTTTGAATCTTTACCTTGGCTCCTACAACCACCGCCCCGGTAGGATCGGTCACTTTGCCATCCACACTGCCGGCCGTGCCGGAGGACTGCGCAAAAGCTGAAAACGAAATCAGCAAAAGTGAAAAGATAAAAAGAATAGAAATAGTAGTTTTAACTGACATAGCTTCGATTGTTTTTCTTCATCTTTACAGTTCTCAGTCCCCTGCCCTCAGAAAGGCCGCTGGGGCCTCCAGGCAAACTCTCTTCTTAGATTACAGGTTTGATCGTGGCTTGTGGGAATGAATCAGGTCTTTGCTGAATTCATGAATTCATTTTACCGCTAACCAGCGGTAAAGATTTTTTAATGACAGTCCATACCCTGGGAGATGGATCCATGAGAGGCAGCAGCAGCCGGGCGCTCCTGCTGATAAATGTTAGATCAGCTACAAGCTGCGAACAGGCCGCGCAGGAATGCAAATGTTCTTTCGCCTGTGATTCTTCAATTTCGTCAATGACGTCAGGAAGAATTTTTTGGAACTCGCGGCAATCCATATCAGACTCCGTGCTGATTCAAGCAGATCAAAACGGGAACGGGAAACGAGTGATTAACTCTGTCCAGATAGATTCCACGGGAAAATAGATACAAGGTGACCCAGATGAAAACCAGCACAAGCGAAAGAAGTAAGATGGCGAGCAAACACTGGATCCAAAGGTTGCAGCTTGCTGTCTTTTTCGCAAAATGTGTGTAGGCCAGTCTCATAGTTACAATGCTGCTAGCTGGGGGCTGCCCCTTGCGCTCCTGTTTTCCCACTCGATGACATGCTGGGGAGTAGCCTTGTGGAATTCAGAATAAAGGCCAGCTCTGAAGAGACGTGGATGAACGCCGCCAGCAGCGGATTGAGCAACCCGAAGGCAGCCATGCCCACGCCAATTCCATCCACAATCAACGTCCCATAAAAGTTCTGCATAATAATGCCCTTACACTTGCGAGCTATCCTCAGGGTTTCAACAAATTTCGAAAGATCGTTGCCGATCAAAACGATATCGGCGCTTTCCCGGGCCACGTCCGTTCCTGAGCCCATGGCAATTCCTACGCTGGCTTCCGTCAACGCAGGTGCGTCATTGATGCCGTCTCCTATCATTGCTACGACGTGTCCTTCCCTGACTAAGCGCGCAACGTGCTGCAGCTTTTGCTCGGGCAACAGTTCGGCATGAACGCTTTTAACGCCAAGGGTCTCGCCCACGCTGTTTGCCACCGAAGCTGCATCTCCCGTGAGCAGAACTGTTTCTATGCCCATGGATTTCAGGGCGCGCATAGCTGCGACCGATTCAGGACGCAACTGATCGGCAATGTGAATTGACCCCAAAAACGTATTGCCCTCGGCCACCAGAACCTCAGAGACAGCAGAACCTGAGCCATTTACCGCGTCGGGAATTGTCATTCCCTGCTCCTCAAGCAAAGCACGGTTGCCGACCACAATGTTTTGACGATTGCCGTTGTTACTACTGCTTGCGATTACTCCTCTGCCCGGCTTGTACTCGAAGCTTTCAGGCTCAGGTATAACCAGGCGCTTTTCCCGCGCGCTTTTTAAGATGGCATGGGCAAGCGGATGTTCCGAGCGGCTTTCGGCAATGGCCGCAGCGAGAAGAATGCCATCTTCGCTGATGCTCTCAGCCGCAGGCTGAATTCGCCGTATTGTTGGCATGCCAAATGTGAGCGTACCGGTCTTATCGAGCAACACAGTATCTACTGAACCGAGGACTTCCAGGTACAACCCGCCTTTGATGATGGAACCTTGACGCGCTGCACGGCCAATCGCTCCCAAAATTGCGAGCGGCGTGCCAGCTGCGATACCGCATGCCCCAGCAACGATAATTACGGAAATGGTAGAGCGTATGTTGTGAGTAATAAAGAAGGTAAGCAAGGCTGCCGCAATTGCGAAATAAACCAGGTAACCCGCGAGGCGGTCTGCGGTCTTTTGAATGGGAGCCTTGGAATGCTCTGCGCGCTCAACTGCCTCAATGATCTTACCAAAGGTCGTGTCGCTGCCGATGCGGGCCGTGCGAATGTGCAACGCTCCCGATTGGTTGATAGTCCCGGCGTAGACCTCCATGCCAGCAGATTTTTCTACAGGCATAGATTCGCCTGTAATAGAAGCCTGGTCCACAAACGAATGGCCGTCAACCACCTCTCCATCCACAGGAATGCGCGTGCCGGGCTTGGCCAGCACCACGTCGCCGACTAAAAGTTTGTCAATCTCAATTTCTTCCACCTGACCGTCGCTAACCCGGTTAGCCGTACGTGGCAGAAAATCTATCATCTCGCGGATTGCCTTGCGCCCACGCCCGACGGTGAGCCCTTCCAAAACTTCCGCAACCAAAACAAAGAGCGTAATGACTAAAGTCGTAAAAAACTCTCGAATGGCCAGCGCGGCCAGAAGCGCAATGGTCATGGAGAGTTCCATGGTCATCTTGCGTTCAAAAATATTCTCGACGGCTTCTTTAAAGATGGGATACCCGCCAATCAGCGTGGCCAGTATTGCAACCAGGCTGAAGTTCGCGAATGGTTCCCATCGCTGGAACCAGTGGAACCAAACCGCAGCCGCCGCCAGAGCAACTAGAACAATGCGGGCAAGGTCGGCTATTTCGAGTCCCTGATGGTGCTCGTGCTCGTCGTGGTCATCGTGGTCGTGATTGTGACTATGTTTATGCGAGTGAGGTGAGCCACCATTCTGAGTCATGGCCGTGTCTTTTTCCACAACCGCCTTCGATGTCACGTAACACCTTCCTTCCCAGCTTTCTATTTCAGGTATGCGCGCACAACGTCAATCAACTGCTGCGCGGCGGGATCAATTTGCCTTCCACTCTTCGGTGTGACCATGTGGTGCCTGATGTGGTCTTCCAAGACCTCGGCCATCAGGCTGTTCATCGCCCCTCTGGAAGCGGCAATCAACCGTAGAACCTCGGAACATTCCTGTTCCGCCTCTAACGCCCTTTCGACGGCTTCGACCTGGCCGCGGACCCGGCGCACTCGTTGCAGCAATTTTTCTTTTTCTTTTATGGTGTGAGACATAGATGTTCAAAAATCTGTTATATCATATCCCGGTAGGGTATATAGAGCAAACTTTGAATGAGCGGCAACCCTCTCAAAACCAAAAGGCTCGTCATCGGCCAGTTTAGCGTTTGCAACGGCTGCTGCTGCGGACAAACCGAACGCGGCAAGCCACCCGTTCCCGTGGAATGGCTCAAAGAAGAATGGCGCAAGCGCGGCCTGCTGAAACGCTTGCAGCTATCGATCAGCGGCTGCCTGGGACCATGTGACTTGCCTAACGTTGTAGTCATCACCGACTCAAACGGGACAACCTGGTTGGGCGAACTGACAGAATTCAATCAATATCGCTCGCTGGTGGAGTGGGCAAGCCGGTCAAAAGATGCAGGCTACCTTCTACCCTTGCCCGATGAGTTTAAGAAGCACACGCTTGATCCATTCAAGTGAATGCGATGAGAGTGTTTTGTTTCGTCATGACCTCGCCAGAACCAGCACCAATGAACTGGATATAAACGACAAGCTGCTCACCAGAACATGCAACGCGTAACGTGGAGCCGCGTTATGTTGGGTCAACATGCCTTTAAAAGTGTTTACCACCATGTACAGGAACCCGCCGGCGATGTGCGCGAACAGAATGCCGAGCCACAGCGTTGATATAGAACCAACAAAGCAATACCCCAGCGCGCCTCCGGCCAGAGTCATGGCTTCCATACCGGCAGCCCACAAAATCGCCTTTTTGCGTCCGTAACCTGCACCCAGAAGAAGCAAAACCAGGGCCAGGCCTTCGGGTATCTTGTGGATTGAGATTCCGAATAGCAATCCGACATCGGGCCGGCCGAGAAGGTCGTCACCGAAGACAATGCTGACACCATCCATGGCTGTGTGAAAACCGAAGGTGATCATTAACATCACTGCGGTACTTGAAAACTGATGGACCGGGTTCTCACACAATTCATTGATCGCGCACGCAGGACAGACATGATAGACATACCTGCCGATGACCCACAAAAGCAAATATCCGCTGGCGCAGCCGATCAGAAGCGCAGGCCAGGTGATAAATTGCTTGGCGTCAGGCAGTACATCGTAGAGAGTGACCGCCAGCAATGTGCCGATTGCGGCCGCGACCAACAGGCTGACATGGAAGCGCACAACCTTGCGAATGACGGCACCGAGTAGAATCCCTCCAAAAGCAAACAGCGTCGCAACGGCGGGATGCGCGAGCGCGGAGCGGATAGATGTAAGGTCGCCAATCGTTATTAAAGTCATGGTCATACGCACGAGGTGCTACTAACGAGAAGGTTGTTCATGATTGTTCAAAGTCACTGCCATTGCCAGGCAGATTCAAGAATTCTGCGGGAGCGCCGGTAAAATGCCGCCGCCCCCACAGAGCCAGAAAATGCTAGAAGTGGAACCCTACTTCTCCCGTAACTGTTCGAGGGGTCACAAAGTGTGTGCCGCTGAACGTTGACAGAAAGTTGTAAAGCGCAACTTGGTTGGTGAGGTTGACGACGGTCAAACGCGCGCTCCACTTGTAGTGCTCGCCGTGGAGCAGGTTGTCATCGCCAATGCTGGCATCCAGCAGATTGCGAGACGCAATGCGGGCAGGGCGATGATCGTCGTTCTGCTCCCCTGGAGGTGGCAGTTGGATTCGTGTGGATTTATACAGGGCCGGATCGCACGTCGTAAGCGGGGCATTCAGGGTTGGGAATATGATTCCGCAATGCAAGCCGGCCTGCATCTGTTGATCTGCGGTCAGACCGGTTAGGTCCACCGGAGTCGTCAGGTCCGCCGCAAAGGGCACCGCTCCAGCCACCAAACCGCTGTCAAAGCGCCAGTTGAAGGCAAACCACGGCCAGTTCTTCCGCGGCTGGTACTGGATGTGTGTTGTCTGCTGGAACTTCTGGTCGTGGTCAATGCGGAATGGACCCAAACCTTGCGCCACCGTAGTCCCCAGGCCGCCGACCTGTGGCCGGAAGAAGCGCGCGGACGCGCTGCCCAGCACGGTAAAGGCAGTAAGACCGTGGAAGTTGGGCACGCTGATGCGCGCCGACGGTCCACTAATCTTGGAATTGTGCCAGGCAATGGGGAAGAAAATCGGGGTGGCCCCAAATACACTGAAGTCATAGCCGTTGTGCGTGTACTTCCAGAGATAGTCGGCATCAATAACCAGGTACTTCCCAAGAGCTTGCTGGATTCCCGCATGGAACTCATTGCGGAACCCAGGCCGAATGGGTGCCGGGAGGCTCGGGCCTATGACCGCATCAATCACCGGGTTTCCGTTGGCCCTGCTGGCCAGCACCAGGTTTTCATTAAACGGGGTCTCCATAATGCGCCCGTAAGAGACGCGAAGGACGGTATTGGTCTTCTTCACGTTATAGGCAACGCCAAGCCGGGGCTCGGGCTGGGAATCGCTGACGATGCCGCGATACAAATCGCCTCGGACTCCGACATTAAAGGCCCAATTGCCCCAGGTGATGGCGTCCTGAAGATAGAGCGCGAGTTCCTTAATATCCGTGTGGCCGTGAAAAAAGAAATTGCTGCCGCTGCGCGTCAAATCCACTGGCAACAGGTCGGCTGAAAAGTTTGGATTGGGTGAAAGCGCGCCCGCGCACAGAGCCGGATCGCGCGGGGTTGGGTCAGTGTCGGCACTCCCATCCGCGTTCAGGCAGGGAGCGTTGAAGGTAGCATCGGTAATCCCGAAGCCAAAATTCTCCCTGAGCAGGGTGTGCTGATAGGTGACCCCAGCCTTAATGTTGTGTATGCCCTTCACATAAGAAACATCGGAGCGGAAACCCGCATTGGTAAGCTTGCGGTCCTGGTTGAGAGTCTGCGGCTGATCGGCCAGGAAATTCCTGCTGGGAAAGTATTGGAACCGGTCTTGCCGTAAGAACGCTCCTGCGGTAAACAGAGTGCTCGTACTGAACAGATGGGTCCAGGTGGGGGCGACATTATAA
Coding sequences within:
- a CDS encoding cation transporter translates to MSITTVLPVPDLARRVQRLQFLTVVWMTGEAIVAIVAAWRARSPALAGFGGDSVIELLSAMVVLWRFRSQSESGRAERIAARTAGALLFVVAGIIVIFSILTFLGYGEPRPSYIGFVLLIVAAFGMPWLASQKRRLAAQLSSASLKADAAESSLCGYMSWIALGGLVANAVLENHGQTRSRPSFLSRSS
- a CDS encoding TonB-dependent receptor gives rise to the protein MSVKTTISILFIFSLLLISFSAFAQSSGTAGSVDGKVTDPTGAVVVGAKVKIQNPVSGYSQTSTTDGVGLFHFRNVPYNPYHLSVTAPGFTSQAQDVNVRSAVPVLANIQLELQGTQQSVTVEATAEDLIERDPTAHTDIDSSLIKTMPLESASGGLNAVIRQGTAAVTSDSNGSMHPMGEHAETTIALDGQPISDQQGSTFSNQVSPNTVQSMEVISGVPPAEFGDKASLTARVVSKSGLGIPRMFGSISGGYASFGTADGDISWGAGNEKIGNFFSVDGVNSGRYLDTSEFRVLHARGNNENIFDRFDYQVSAADAFHLNLSAARTWFQSPNQFDQQLRGQDQRQQIKSFNIAPSYTHVFSPETLLSANAWVRQDRVGYFPSRNVFFDLPATLAQGRRLTNAGMKADFSYVKGIHNFKAGVQFQHTFLSENFQTGLTDPAFNAVCLNLAGSPIVDPTVLNPACTGPGEQVNPNFNPGLLPFDLTRGGTLFHFSGRTDIKEEALYAQDNITLGQFNFMVGVRGDNYDGLSHGHQLEPRLGLSYNIKSSNTVLRVGYGRIFVTPFNENLILSSSTGQGGLATNVLGAFGARPLTPAKRNQFNAGFEQAFGKYLVVDGEYFWKYTNPDYDFDVLLNTPLTFPIQWRKSKIDGFGIRVNMPQYHGFSAYSVLGHSRSRFFGPELGGILFNSPVSNTVFRIDHDQAFQQTTHLQYQYKPNYPWFMFNWRYDSGEVAGRAPFATDTTTPVDLTGLTGDQQAQIGLFCGSTFATLNNPLASCAPSLLGASRVRIPAPGTQNDDRNPSRIAPRNLFDAGVGLDNIFRKDRYKTNLRFTAVNLTNKEALYNFLSTFSGTHFVAPRTYQGQVEFNF
- a CDS encoding cation-translocating P-type ATPase, translated to MTSKAVVEKDTAMTQNGGSPHSHKHSHNHDHDDHDEHEHHQGLEIADLARIVLVALAAAAVWFHWFQRWEPFANFSLVAILATLIGGYPIFKEAVENIFERKMTMELSMTIALLAALAIREFFTTLVITLFVLVAEVLEGLTVGRGRKAIREMIDFLPRTANRVSDGQVEEIEIDKLLVGDVVLAKPGTRIPVDGEVVDGHSFVDQASITGESMPVEKSAGMEVYAGTINQSGALHIRTARIGSDTTFGKIIEAVERAEHSKAPIQKTADRLAGYLVYFAIAAALLTFFITHNIRSTISVIIVAGACGIAAGTPLAILGAIGRAARQGSIIKGGLYLEVLGSVDTVLLDKTGTLTFGMPTIRRIQPAAESISEDGILLAAAIAESRSEHPLAHAILKSAREKRLVIPEPESFEYKPGRGVIASSSNNGNRQNIVVGNRALLEEQGMTIPDAVNGSGSAVSEVLVAEGNTFLGSIHIADQLRPESVAAMRALKSMGIETVLLTGDAASVANSVGETLGVKSVHAELLPEQKLQHVARLVREGHVVAMIGDGINDAPALTEASVGIAMGSGTDVARESADIVLIGNDLSKFVETLRIARKCKGIIMQNFYGTLIVDGIGVGMAAFGLLNPLLAAFIHVSSELAFILNSTRLLPSMSSSGKTGAQGAAPS
- a CDS encoding metal/formaldehyde-sensitive transcriptional repressor; translated protein: MSHTIKEKEKLLQRVRRVRGQVEAVERALEAEQECSEVLRLIAASRGAMNSLMAEVLEDHIRHHMVTPKSGRQIDPAAQQLIDVVRAYLK
- a CDS encoding (2Fe-2S) ferredoxin domain-containing protein, with protein sequence MSGNPLKTKRLVIGQFSVCNGCCCGQTERGKPPVPVEWLKEEWRKRGLLKRLQLSISGCLGPCDLPNVVVITDSNGTTWLGELTEFNQYRSLVEWASRSKDAGYLLPLPDEFKKHTLDPFK
- a CDS encoding ZIP family metal transporter codes for the protein MTMTLITIGDLTSIRSALAHPAVATLFAFGGILLGAVIRKVVRFHVSLLVAAAIGTLLAVTLYDVLPDAKQFITWPALLIGCASGYLLLWVIGRYVYHVCPACAINELCENPVHQFSSTAVMLMITFGFHTAMDGVSIVFGDDLLGRPDVGLLFGISIHKIPEGLALVLLLLGAGYGRKKAILWAAGMEAMTLAGGALGYCFVGSISTLWLGILFAHIAGGFLYMVVNTFKGMLTQHNAAPRYALHVLVSSLSFISSSLVLVLARS
- a CDS encoding TonB-dependent receptor, encoding MLFIQMRFKTAISILFILSILLVSFSAFAQSSGTAGSVDGKVVDQTGAVVKGALVTMQHPASGYSQTTVSDDLGLFHFRNVPFNSYHLSVTAAGFASKAQDVDVRSAVPITPQISLSIASSSTTINVQETDAGDLVENEPNFHTDVDRGLFDKLPLESASSSVSSLVTLATPGVVADSDGLFHGIGDHAENSFSVDGQPITDQQSKVFSNQIPADSIQSLEVISGAPPAEFGDKTSLVIKVTTRSGLGETKPTGSITTSYGSFGTSTAGVNLAVGSQKFGNFISVDGLNTGRFLDPPEFQVMHSRGNEENAFDRVDYQISEADAVHLNLGYTRSWFQVPNSFDTQSVQPPSLPGTVLTQDQRAQIRTYNVAPTWTHLFSTSTLFTAGAFLRQDRFQYFPSRNFLADQPQTLNQDRKLTNAGFRSDVSYVKGIHNIKAGVTYQHTLLRENFGFGITDATFNAPCLNADGSADTDPTPRDPALCAGALSPNPNFSADLLPVDLTRSGSNFFFHGHTDIKELALYLQDAITWGNWAFNVGVRGDLYRGIVSDSQPEPRLGVAYNVKKTNTVLRVSYGRIMETPFNENLVLASRANGNPVIDAVIGPSLPAPIRPGFRNEFHAGIQQALGKYLVIDADYLWKYTHNGYDFSVFGATPIFFPIAWHNSKISGPSARISVPNFHGLTAFTVLGSASARFFRPQVGGLGTTVAQGLGPFRIDHDQKFQQTTHIQYQPRKNWPWFAFNWRFDSGLVAGAVPFAADLTTPVDLTGLTADQQMQAGLHCGIIFPTLNAPLTTCDPALYKSTRIQLPPPGEQNDDHRPARIASRNLLDASIGDDNLLHGEHYKWSARLTVVNLTNQVALYNFLSTFSGTHFVTPRTVTGEVGFHF